One genomic segment of Polyodon spathula isolate WHYD16114869_AA chromosome 17, ASM1765450v1, whole genome shotgun sequence includes these proteins:
- the LOC121330397 gene encoding small VCP/p97-interacting protein, which yields MGMCLPCLGGGPEDLVETPDPEIRRKQLAEAAEKRQKEVTNRGIKNPEAVERKKKKQEEVEKQILTSSKSGEGGGLKWQVG from the exons ATGGGGATGTGTCTGCCGTGCTTGGGCGGAGGGCCCGAAGACCTGGTAGAAACGCCAGATCCA GAAATCAGAAGGAAACAATTGGCAGAAGCAGCTGAAAAAAGACAAAAGGAG GTAACAAATCGTGGAATCAAGAACCCAGAGGCGGTGGagaggaagaaaaagaaacaagaggAGGTGGAGAAGCAGATCCTGACATCCTCTAAATCTGGAGAGGGTGGGGGACTCAAG TGGCAAGTTGGTTAA